The following are from one region of the Stigmatella ashevillena genome:
- a CDS encoding c-type cytochrome, producing MNFQTKLLAGLIAASSLAGGAALATGSGLKAEPLPQHKVPVSKEGNLVVGLCDGVTSMEVEGVKDGQSMTRDQAQAVSTALMAEWRRKNPDANWDDVPPPAKAVAQAGKPKAPGTPPAAVDATQQKPSAGGAVKNAGQSAASGASEVAAQKDANLQTGHTYGAFSERDEKIWADSTQAFVDEGHRVFHDAAALGGTIAVSCDMCHPDAANTHPETYPKYQVQLGRVAMLRDMINWCIQNPVRGKPLGDDDPKMKAMEAYIYARRKGVPLEFGKH from the coding sequence ATGAACTTCCAGACAAAACTCCTCGCAGGACTCATCGCGGCCAGCTCTCTGGCGGGCGGTGCGGCACTCGCCACCGGCTCCGGGCTCAAGGCCGAGCCGCTTCCCCAACACAAAGTCCCCGTCTCCAAGGAGGGCAACCTCGTCGTCGGCCTGTGCGACGGCGTGACGTCCATGGAGGTAGAAGGGGTGAAGGACGGCCAGTCGATGACGCGCGACCAGGCCCAGGCCGTCTCCACCGCGTTGATGGCCGAGTGGCGCCGCAAGAACCCGGACGCGAACTGGGACGATGTGCCCCCGCCAGCGAAGGCCGTGGCACAGGCGGGCAAGCCCAAGGCGCCGGGCACGCCGCCCGCCGCGGTGGATGCCACTCAGCAGAAGCCCTCGGCGGGCGGAGCGGTGAAGAACGCCGGGCAGAGCGCGGCGTCGGGTGCCTCGGAGGTGGCGGCGCAGAAGGACGCCAACCTCCAGACGGGCCACACCTATGGCGCGTTCAGCGAGCGGGACGAGAAGATCTGGGCCGACTCCACGCAGGCCTTCGTGGATGAGGGGCACCGCGTCTTCCACGACGCGGCGGCGCTGGGCGGCACCATCGCGGTGTCGTGCGACATGTGCCATCCGGACGCGGCCAATACACACCCGGAGACGTATCCGAAGTACCAGGTGCAGCTGGGCCGTGTGGCGATGCTGCGCGACATGATCAACTGGTGCATCCAGAACCCGGTGCGCGGCAAGCCTCTGGGCGATGACGACCCGAAGATGAAGGCCATGGAGGCGTACATCTACGCCCGCCGCAAGGGTGTGCCGCTGGAGTTTGGCAAGCACTGA
- a CDS encoding S1 family peptidase codes for MQRLTWVLSLALGVSPIPGAIIGGTPAPTDPTVVALLNGGRLFCSGVLLSPQVVLTAAHCAALPRDLSVFLGTEPGVDGETVPVSRVEVHPAYMPSAPLQDIALLRLARPAAPVPWPKRGLLTASDVGRTVRIVGFGKRSREEEDPAAKHTGTAVLAGLDETRLSLAAGPAIPCFRDSGGAILLTTGGEERLVGLIQSGSTECAPEMRAYGMRADVFWEDFVSPFLEAEQPSGCAANPDPLASQGLSAGMALLALSVLVLLSRRSS; via the coding sequence ATGCAACGGCTGACGTGGGTGCTCTCGCTGGCGCTGGGAGTCAGTCCGATTCCAGGGGCCATCATCGGAGGGACCCCCGCCCCGACGGACCCCACGGTGGTGGCCCTGCTGAATGGAGGCCGGCTGTTCTGCTCCGGCGTCCTGCTCTCCCCGCAGGTGGTGCTCACCGCGGCGCACTGCGCAGCCCTCCCCCGGGATCTCTCCGTCTTCCTGGGCACCGAGCCCGGCGTGGACGGGGAGACCGTGCCCGTCTCCCGCGTGGAGGTGCACCCGGCGTACATGCCCTCCGCGCCCTTGCAAGACATCGCGCTTCTGCGGCTGGCCCGGCCGGCGGCCCCCGTCCCCTGGCCGAAGAGGGGGCTGCTCACCGCCTCCGATGTGGGGCGAACCGTCCGCATCGTCGGCTTTGGCAAGCGCTCCCGCGAGGAGGAGGACCCCGCCGCGAAGCACACCGGCACCGCGGTGCTCGCGGGGCTCGACGAGACCCGGCTCTCCCTTGCCGCGGGCCCAGCCATTCCCTGTTTCCGAGATTCTGGGGGCGCCATCCTGCTGACCACCGGCGGGGAGGAGCGGCTGGTGGGGCTCATCCAATCTGGCAGCACGGAGTGCGCACCGGAGATGCGGGCTTATGGGATGCGCGCGGATGTCTTCTGGGAGGATTTCGTCTCCCCCTTCTTGGAAGCCGAGCAACCAAGCGGCTGTGCCGCGAATCCAGATCCACTTGCCAGCCAGGGATTGTCCGCTGGAATGGCACTCCTTGCCTTGTCGGTGCTCGTGCTCCTGAGCCGGAGGAGCTCATGA
- a CDS encoding DUF2238 domain-containing protein — protein sequence MTSGSLAPLFPAVRGTSAEARWPLALLAVLVLVLVPTLIFTPAGRLNWVLETGPGLIGIAVLAATFRRFPMSRWVYVCVFLHVLVLTYGAYYTYALTPLGNWARDTFGLSRNPYDRVGHFVQGFFPAFIIREVLMRRTPLRQGGWLGFLTGSVALAFSAFYELLEWWAALVLDPQGGDAFLGTQGDIWDAQWDMFMCLCGATLALLFFSRAHTRSIERLTARSAS from the coding sequence ATGACCTCTGGCTCCCTGGCTCCCCTCTTTCCCGCGGTCCGTGGAACGTCCGCAGAGGCCCGGTGGCCCCTGGCGCTTCTGGCGGTGTTGGTGTTGGTGCTGGTGCCAACGTTGATCTTCACGCCGGCGGGCCGCCTCAACTGGGTGCTGGAGACGGGTCCCGGGCTCATCGGCATCGCCGTGTTGGCGGCCACCTTTCGCCGCTTCCCCATGTCCCGCTGGGTCTACGTGTGCGTCTTCTTGCACGTCCTGGTGTTGACCTATGGGGCCTACTACACCTACGCGCTCACCCCGCTGGGCAACTGGGCGCGTGACACCTTCGGCCTGTCACGCAATCCCTATGACCGGGTGGGCCACTTCGTGCAGGGGTTCTTTCCGGCCTTCATCATCCGCGAGGTGCTGATGCGGCGGACTCCCCTGCGCCAGGGTGGGTGGCTGGGCTTCCTGACGGGCTCGGTGGCGCTCGCCTTCAGCGCTTTCTACGAGTTGCTGGAGTGGTGGGCGGCGCTGGTCCTGGATCCTCAAGGAGGCGATGCCTTCCTCGGAACCCAGGGAGACATTTGGGACGCGCAGTGGGACATGTTCATGTGCCTGTGCGGCGCCACCCTGGCCCTGCTCTTCTTTTCCCGGGCCCACACGCGCAGCATCGAGCGGTTGACCGCCCGAAGCGCCTCCTGA